One Mya arenaria isolate MELC-2E11 chromosome 7, ASM2691426v1 genomic window carries:
- the LOC128240839 gene encoding myosin heavy chain, striated muscle-like encodes MSGDFSNDVDFKYLWVNRKALLKSLEGFDGKKACWVTDPEEGFSRGEIVSSQGDDVTVKILRNNESKTFKKDDLQQVNPPKYEQCDDMANMTYLNEASVLNNLRQRYVNGFIYTYSGLFCVAVNPYRRLPIYQDSIIEKYRGKRKMEMPPHLFAVADYAFQNMLQDRENQSCLITGESGAGKTENTKKVIMYFAKVAASQQKTDEAGHDSKKGSLEDQIVQANPVLEAYGNAKTTRNNNSSRFGKFIRIHFGPSGKIAGCDIEHYLLEKSRCTYQQSAERNYHIFYQLCTNVYPKYHELCLLSPDPGLYSYVNQGVLTVDGIDDEEEMKATDEAFDVLGFSQDEKNSMYKCTAAIMHFGEMKWKQNPREEQAEADGTGEAEKVAFLLGVNSGDLLKGLLKPKIKVGTEFVTQGRNKQQVVNSVGAMSKSIYDRMFNWLVKRVNLTLDTKKPRNYYIGVLDIAGFEIFDYNSFEQLCINYTNERLQQFFNHHMFVLEQEEYKKEGIQWEFIDFGMDLQACIELIEKPMGILSILEEECMFPKASDKTFEDKLITNHLGKSKAFGKVTKSRKGGSNAHFELGHYAGAVPYSITNWLEKNKDPLNETVVGILADSKEPLVGTLYEKPKEEASGGAGKKKKSSAFQTISSVHRESLNKLMKNLYNTHPHFVRCIIPNEVKTPGMIEAALVLNQLQCNGVLEGIRICRKGFPSRIMYPEFKQRYSILAASALPEGFVDAKVATEKCLSAIQVDPNDYKIGNTKVFFKAGVLGNLEDMRDERLSGIVCLFQAHIRGCLMRTQYKKLHDQRTALERIQRNIRKWMAIKNWQWWKLYVKVKPLLNAARAEDEVKKMEEDFKKTKEELAKVEKIKKELEERCVVLAREKENMALQLATEGDTLGDMETTIENLTQQKFDYEAQLKEYEENIAAIEGSASDLEGVKAKLEEKTAQLQQNIEGLEDSLKKAEHEKQHKDSQIRTLQGEMSAQDETIGKLNKDKKNLEDTVKKTQDSLKAEEDKVNNLNKLRQKLEATLDEIEDNLEREKKVRADVEKAKKKLEGDLKATQENLEEIERVKSELDGNIKKKENEIKTLNQKLEEEQGLVAQLQRKIKELQARIEELEEELEAERQNRSRVEKQRQEITRELEDIAEALDDQGGQTAAQMELNKKREAEIQKLRRDLEEQALQSESTIATLRKKAQDSANEMADQIDQLHKVKQRVEKEKGQLKHEIADLKDQVVNASKKGGMSEKMSKQVETQISEFNSRLDESARSIQDLNATRARLQAENGDLSRQVEEAESSINQLNRERSNLVVQLEEARRNVDDEMRARQKLSSELRNLMADLDNLREQLEEEGEAKTDLQRQLSRANAEANAWRVKYESESMAHAEELEETRRRLTVKLQDNESALDTANNKISGLEKNKSRLQMELEDAVLNSDRSNAAVTALEKRNKSFDKTISEWQLKVRSLQSELENTQKESRSYSTELFRVKTQYDEIITTVDSLRRENSNLSTELSEVNNQLSEGSRSVHEVDKTRRRLEMEKQELQTALEEAESSLEQQEARVARAQLEIQGIRSEIDRRIAEKEEEFENTRRNNARQLESVQATLDAESKGKAEAMRTRKKLESDINELEAALDAANRSRAEMEKNAKRFQEQSREFQSAIDEERRKTSESLENVQIAERKVTIIMNECTEIRSALESAERSRKAAENELVEATDRVNELTSQMQGIVSAKRHLEADISAMSADLEEMSSEVRRADDQCKKMTIDINRAYEELRSEKEHTSQLERIRKTMETEIREVTLRLSEAESKSLKGGKSLIAKLEARVVDLESELDSEQRRHAETQKNARKADRRLKELAFQVDEDRKNQERLQELIDKLHGKIKSYKRMAEEAEEVASINLAKYRKVAEELENAEDRANFAENSLQKSRLATRSQSASQVTGSTVVRTRKVVVKEV; translated from the exons ATGTCCGGAGATTTTAGCAATGATGTTGACTTTAAG TACCTATGGGTCAACAGGAAGGCGCTGTTGAAGTCGTTGGAGGGCTTTGACGGCAAGAAGGCTTGCTGGGTTACCGATCCGGAGGAAGGATTCTCTCGCGGAGAAATCGTTTCCTCACAGGGCGATGACGTCACCGTCAAGATCCTGAGGAACAACGAG TCCAAGACGTTTAAGAAGGATGACCTCCAGCAGGTCAACCCTCCCAAGTACGAGCAGTGTGACGACATGGCCAATATGACCTACTTGAACGAGGCCTCTGTGTTAAACAACCTCCGTCAGCGTTACGTCAACGGCTTCATCTAC ACCTACTCGGGCCTGTTCTGCGTGGCTGTGAACCCCTACCGTCGTCTGCCCATCTACCAAGACTCGATCATTGAAAAGTACCGCGGAAAGAGGAAGATGGAAATGCCCCCTCACTTGTTCGCCGTGGCCGATTACGCCTTCCAAAACATGTTGCAGG ATCGCGAGAACCAGTCCTGTCTTATTAC TGGAGAGTCTGGTGCGGGAAAGACTGAGAACACGAAGAAGGTCATCATGTACTTCGCCAAGGTCGCCGCTTCCCAGCAGAAGACAGATGAAGCTGGACATGACTCTAAAAAG GGTTCCCTCGAGGATCAGATTGTGCAGGCCAACCCTGTACTTGAGGCTTACGGTAACGCCAAGACCACGAGGAACAACAACTCCTCCCGATTC GGTAAATTCATCCGTATCCACTTTGGCCCATCTGGTAAAATCGCCGGTTGTGACATCGAGCATT ATCTGCTCGAGAAGTCTCGTTGCACTTACCAGCAGTCTGCCGAGAGAAACTACCACATCTTTTACCAGTTGTGTACCAACGTGTACCCCAAGTATCATG AACTCTGCTTGCTGTCTCCGGATCCCGGCCTTTACTCTTACGTAAACCAGGGCGTGCTCACTGTTGATGGTATCGATGACGAAGAGGAAATGAAGGCCACTGAT gAAGCCTTTGACGTGCTCGGCTTCAGCCAGGATGAGAAGAACAGCATGTACAAGTGCACGGCTGCCATCATGCACTTTGGTGAGATGAAGTGGAAGCAGAACCCCAGAGAGGAACAGGCTGAGGCCGATGGAACCGGAG AGGCTGAGAAGGTTGCTTTCCTTTTGGGCGTCAACAGTGGAGACCTGCTTAAGGGTCTGCTGAAGCCTAAGATCAAGGTCGGCACTGAGTTTGTCACTCAAGGCCGTAACAAGCAGCAGGTGGTCAACTCCGTAGGCGCTATGTCGAAATCGATTTACGACAGGATGTTCAACTGGCTTGTAAAGAGAGTCAACCTAACCCTTGATACCAAAAAACCAAGGAACTACTACATTGGTGTGCTGGACATTGCTGGTTTCGAAATATTTGAC TACAACAGTTTTGAGCAACTGTGCATCAACTACACGAACGAGAGGCTGCAGCAGTTCTTCAACCACCACATGTTTGTGCTGGAACAGGAGGAGTACAAGAAGGAAGGCATCCAGTGGGAGTTCATCGACTTCGGTATGGACCTCCAGGCCTGTATCGAGCTTATTGAAAAG CCTATGGGTATCCTTTCCATTCTGGAAGAAGAGTGCATGTTCCCTAAGGCATCTGACAAGACCTTCGAGGACAAGCTGATTACGAACCATCTTGGCAAGTCCAAGGCCTTTGGTAAGGTAACCAAGAGCAGGAAGGGAGGCAGCAACGCCCACTTCGAACTTGGACACTACGCCGGCGCT GTGCCATACAGCATCACCAACTGGCTTGAGAAGAACAAGGATCCGCTGAACGAGACCGTTGTTGGGATCCTGGCAGATTCAAAGGAGCCTCTGGTAGGCACTCTCTATGAAAAGCCAAAGG AGGAGGCCAGTGGTGGTGCTGGCAAGAAGAAGAAGTCCAGTGCCTTCCAAACCATCTCTTCTGTGCACAGG GAGTCTCTGAACAAGCTGATGAAGAACCTGTACAACACCCATCCCCACTTTGTGCGCTGTATCATCCCCAACGAGGTGAAGACCCCCGGCATGATTGAAGCTGCGCTTGTCCTCAACCAGCTCCAGTGTAACGGTGTGCTTGAGGGTATCCGTATCTGCAGGAAAGGTTTCCCAAGCAGAATAATGTACCCTGAATTCAAGCAGAG ATACTCCATCCTTGCCGCCAGCGCATTGCCCGAGGGCTTCGTTGATGCCAAGGTTGCCACTGAGAAGTGCCTGAGCGCCATCCAGGTCGACCCCAACGACTACAAGATCGGTAATACCAAGGTCTTCTTCAAGGCTGGTGTCTTGGGTAACCTTGAAGACATGCGTGATGAACGTCTGTCCGGCATCGTATGTTTGTTCCAGGCACACATCAGAGGCTGCCTCATGAGGACGCAGTACAAGAAGCTCCACGACCAGAG GACTGCTCTTGAGAGGATTCAGAGGAACATTAGGAAGTGGATGGCAATAAAGAACTGGCAGTGGTGGAAGCTTTACGTGAAGGTGAAACCTCTGCTGAACGCCGCCCGTGCTGAGGATGAGGTGAAGAAGATGGAAGAGGATTTCAAAAAGACGAAAGAGGAACTGGCTAAGGTTGAAAAGATCAAGAAGGAGCTTGAGGAGAGATGTGTTGTGCTTGCCAGGGAAAAGGAAAACATGGCTCTTCAGCTTGCTACCGAGGGTGACACTCTTGGCGACATGGAGACAACCATTGAAAACCTCACTCAGCAGAAGTTTGACTACGAGGCCCAGCTGAAGGAATACGAAGAGAACATTGCTGCCATCGAGGGTTCTGCCTCAGACCTGGAAGGTGTCAAGGCTAAGCTTGAAGAGAAGACTGCTCAGCTTCAGCAGAACATTGAGGGTCTTGAAGATTCTCTGAAGAAGGCTGAACACGAAAAGCAG CACAAGGACAGCCAGATCAGGACCCTCCAGGGTGAGATGTCCGCCCAGGATGAGACCATTGGCAAGCTCAACAAGGACAAGAAGAATTTGGAAGATACTGTCAAGAAGACCCAGGACTCCCTAAAGGCCGAGGAGGACAAGGTCAACAACCTCAACAAGCTCAGGCAGAAACTCGAGGCCACACTCGATGAG ATTGAGGACAACCTTGAACGTGAGAAGAAGGTTCGTGCTGATGTGGAGAAGGCCAAGAAAAAACTTGAAGGTGACCTCAAGGCCACTCAAGAAAATCTTGAGGAAATCGAGCGTGTCAAGTCTGAACTAGATGGTAACATCAAGAA GAAGGAGAATGAGATCAAGACCCTGAACCAAAAGCTAGAAGAGGAACAGGGACTGGTGGCCCAGCTTCAGCGCAAGATCAAGGAGCTCCAGGCCCGAATTGAGGAGCTGGAAGAGGAACTGGAAGCTGAAAGGCAGAACAGGTCTAGG GTTGAAAAGCAGAGGCAGGAGATTACCCGTGAGCTTGAAGACATCGCTGAAGCTCTTGACGACCAGGGCGGCCAGACAGCGGCTCAGATGGAGTTGAACAAGAAGCGGGAAGCCGAGATCCAGAAGTTGCGACGTGACCTCGAGGAACAGGCACTGCAGAGCGAGTCCACCATCGCCACCCTGAGGAAGAAGGCACAGGACTCCGCCAACGAGATGGCCGACCAGATCGACCAGCTCCACAAGGTCAAACAGAG AGTTGAGAAGGAGAAGGGACAACTAAAGCACGAGATTGCTGACCTCAAGGACCAGGTTGTCAATGCCTCAAAGAAGGGA GGTATGTCTGAGAAAATGAGCAAGCAGGTCGAGACCCAGATCTCAGAATTCAACTCGAGACTTGACGAGAGCGCTCGCAGCATCCAGGACCTCAACGCCACCAGGGCGCGCCTCCAGGCCGAGAACGGCGACCTGAGTCGCCAAGTGGAGGAGGCTGAGAGCAGCATCAATCAGCTCAACCGTGAGCGCTCCAACCTGGTCGTTCAGCTGGAAGAGGCCCGCCGTAACGTCGATGATGAGATGAGG GCACGGCAGAAACTTTCCAGCGAGCTGCGCAACCTAATGGCTGACCTTGACAACCTTCGCGAGCAGTTGGAGGAAGAGGGTGAAGCCAAGACCGACCTCCAGAGGCAGCTGTCCCGCGCAAACGCCGAGGCAAACGCCTGGAGGGTCAAGTATGAGTCCGAGAGCATGGCCCACGCTGAAGAACTGGAGGAAACTCGCCGAAGGTTGACCGTCAAGCTCCAGGACAACGAGTCCGCTCTGGATACCGCCAACAACAAGATCAGTGGTCTTGAGAAGAACAAGAGTCGGCTGCAAATGGAACTCGAAGACGCTGTTTTGAACTCTGACCGCTCCAACGCAGCCGTCACCGCCTTGGAAAAGAGGAACAAATCCTTCGACAAGACCATTAGCGAGTGGCAGCTGAAGGTCCGCAGCCTCCAGTCTGAACTCGAAAACACACAGAAAGAGTCCCGCAGCTACAGCACCGAGCTGTTCCGCGTGAAGACCCAGTACGACGAGATCATCACTACGGTTGACTCACTGAGACGCGAAAACAGCAACCTTTCCA CTGAGCTGTCTGAGGTGAACAACCAGCTGTCCGAGGGCAGCAGAAGCGTGCACGAGGTGGATAAGACGCGCCGTCGCCTGGAGATGGAGAAGCAGGAGCTGCAGACCGCCCTCGAGGAGGCTGAGTCTTCCCTGGAGCAGCAGGAGGCCAGAGTTGCACGCGCCCAGCTCGAGATCCAGGGCATCCGCTCAGAGATCGACCGCAGGATCGCCGAGAAAGAGGAAGAGTTCGAGAACACCAG GCGCAACAACGCTCGTCAGCTCGAGTCCGTGCAGGCGACACTCGACGCTGAATCCAAGGGCAAGGCTGAAGCCATGCGCACACGCAAGAAGCTTGAATCTGACATCAACGAATTGGAGGCTGCCCTTGACGCCGCCAACCGTTCCCGCGCCGAGATGGAAAAGAACGCCAAACGCTTCCAGGAGCAGTCCAGAGAATTCCAGTCCGCCATTGATGAAGAGAGGCGCAAGACATCTGAATCCCTTGAGAACGTTCAAATTGCCGAGCGCAAGGTGACCATCATTATGAACGAGTGCACCGAGATCCGCTCCGCCCTCGAGTCTGCGGAGAGGTCCCGCAAGGCAGCTGAGAACGAGTTAGTCGAGGCCACCGACCGCGTCAATGAGCTTACATCCCAGATGCAGGGCATAGTCAGTGCCAAGAGGCATCTGGAGGCTGACATCAGCGCAATGTCCGCCGACCTCGAAGAAATGAGTTCCGAGGTGCGCCGCGCTGACGACCAGTGCAAGAAAATGACAATCGACATCAACCGTGCCTATGAAGAGCTCCGCTCCGAAAAGGAGCATACCTCCCAGCTTGAGAGGATCCGTAAGACGATGGAGACCGAGATCCGTGAAGTCACTCTGCGCCTCAGCGAGGCCGAGTCCAAGTCCCTCAAGGGAGGTAAATCACTCATCGCCAAGCTGGAAGCCAGAGTTGTGGACCTTGAATCCGAACTTGACAGCGAGCAGCGCCGCCACGCGGAGACTCAAAAAAATGCCCGCAAGGCCGACCGCCGCCTCAAGGAACTCGCCTTCCAGGTTGATGAAGACCGCAAGAACCAAGAGCGTCTCCAGGAGCTCATCGACAAACTCCATGGCAAGATCAAGTCTTACAAGCGAATGGCAGAGGAAGCC GAGGAAGTTGCCTCGATTAATCTCGCTAAGTACCGCAAGGTTGCCGAAGAGCTCGAGAACGCCGAAGATCGCGCCAATTTTGCCGAGAACTCCTTGCAGAAGTCACGCCTAGCAACTCGCAGCCAGTCAGCGTCCCAAGTTACAGGCAGCACCGTTGTGAGGACACGCAAGGTCGTCGTCAAGGAGGTTTAA